A window of Variovorax paradoxus genomic DNA:
CGCCCGACAGCTGGTGCGGGTAGTGGTTGGCGAATCCGGCCAGGCCGAACTCGGGCAGCATGGCGCGGGCGCGTTCGCGCGCTTCCTTGCGCGGCGTGCCTTCCACTTCGAGCGCAAGGATGGCGTTGTCGAGCACGGTTCGCCACGGAAACAGCAGGTCGCGCTGCGGCATGAACGAGACCTTGCCCAGCAATTGCCCGTCGCGCTGCGGCGCACCGCCGAACAGCAGCGAGCCGTCGTCGTCCGGTGGCAGCAGGCCCGCGATCATGTTGAAGAGCGTCGACTTGCCGCAACCCGATGGGCCCACGAGCGTGACGAACTCGCTCTTCGCGATCCGCAGGTTGACGCCCGACACCGCGACGGTCCGCGACTGCGCTTCGCCGAAGCGCTTCCACACATTGACCAGTTCCAGCATGGGCGGCGCCGTGTCGGCAGCCGCCGGCGGCATCACTTCGTGAGGCATGAACTTCATGGCGCGGCGGCTCAGAACTTCTTGTCGCCGGCCGGCACCTGGTTCCAGAAGCTGGCGTCGTAGGCCTTCGACAGGTCGGCCGGGGCCTTTAGCGCCTTGTAGCCGACGAGCTGCGTCTGCATCTTCTCGACGGTCGGCAGGTCGATGGCCAGGATGCCGTCGGTGGTGCCCTTGCCGGCCTTCACCAGCTTCTCGAACTCGTCGAGCATGGCTTCCTGGTGCGCGCGGTTCAGGCTGGGCGCGGCGGCCATGACGATGTCGATGGCTTCCTTCTTGTTCTGCAGCGCGTACTTCCAGCCCTTGATGGTGGCGTTCATGAAAGCCTGCACCTGCTGCGGCTTCTCGTTGCGGTATTTCTCGGACACGAGCACCGTGTCCTGCTGCACCACCACGCCGTAGTCGTCGGGCTTGATGAGCGTGAGCTTGTCGCCCAGGCCCTGCTCCTTGAGCGTGTTGAGCTCGTTGTAGTAGGTGGCGGCGGCCACGTCGAACTGCTTCTCGACGAAGGGGGCCATGGAGCCGGACTGGGGCACGATGGTCAGGTCGCTCTGCTTCACGCCGGCCGAGGCGAGCATCGAGTACAGCGTGTACTGCGTGCCGGTGAACCAGGTCGCGACCTTCTTGCCGGCGAAGTCCTTCACCTTGGTGATGCCGGAATCCTTGTAGGTCACGTAGGTGAACGGCGTGTTCTGCACGGTCACGCCGATGCACACCAGCGGCAGGCCCTTTTCGCGTGCGAGCAGCACGGTCTCGGTGCCGCCGGCCAGGCCGAAGGTGTCGTTGCCGGAGGCCACGAGCGTTTCGACGTTGAGGTTGGGGCCGCCCGGGTTGATCGTCAGGTCGAGGCCGGCCTGGTCATAGAAGCCCTTGGCCTTGGCCACGTAGAAGCCGGCGAACTGCGCCTGCGCCAGCCACTTGAGGCGCACGGACACCTTCTCCGCCGCGGACGCGGGCATGCCCGCCAGAAGAGCCATCGACGCTGCGACGGCGGCCAGGATACGCAAGGACTTGAAAGACATTGGAAGGCCTCATGGATACAAAAAATACTCTCAGCAGTATTCATGCCAGGCACTTTCAGGCTTGTTTTCAGGCCGAAGACAGGAAATTGGCCCGGAATGTGCACCGGAGTGCAGCTTCTGCCCCAACTTCGAACCCGCGATGAACCGAATCCATGCGCTGACCGATCTTTCCGCCCGCGAGGCCGCCGAGCAGATGGCACGCGGCGAATTGCGCGCCACCGAATACGCACAGGCGCTGCTGGCGCGCGCCGAGGCCATCGCGCCCTTCGGCGCCCTGCTCCACCTCGACGCCGCGCAATTGCTCGATGCCGCAGCCGCGCTGGATGCATCTCCGCGCCCGGCGCCCGGCGTGCAACCGCTGCGCGGCGTGCCGCTGGCATTCAAGGACAACATCGACGTCGCCGGCATGCCCACCACCGCCGGCAGCCCATGGATGGCCGACCACGTGCCGCGCAGGCATGCGGGCGTGACGCAGCGGCTCGTCGATGCCGGCGCGCTGGTGCTCGGCAAGACCAACCTGCATGAATGGTCGCAGGGCGTCACCGGCCACAACCACGGCTTCGGGCCGTCGCGCAATCCGTTCGACAGCACGCGCGTCACCGGCGGCTCGAGCGGCGGCAATGCGGCGCTGCTGGGCCTGCGCGCCGCGCCGGTCGCCATCGGCACCGACACGGGCGGCTCGGTGCGCGTGCCGGCCGCGCTGTGCGGGCTGGTCGGCTACAGGCCCACGGTGCACCGCTGGCCGGACGACGGGCTGGTGCCGATCTCACCGACCTTCGACACGGCGGGCGTCATGGCCCGCTGCGTGGACGACTGCGTGCTGGTCGACCATGCGGTCGCCGGCGGCCCGCTGCGGCTGGCCGCGATGCCGCTCATGGGCGTGCGACTGGGCGTGCCGGAGGCTTACTTCTGGGAAGAACTCGATCCGCCCGTGGCCGAACTCGCCCGCGAGAGCCTGCACGCCCTTCAGACGGCTGGCGCCGTGCTGGTGCCCTGCGATCTTGCGGAAGCCGGCGCACTATTCCAGAAAGGATCGATGTCGATCTCGTTGCACGAGATCCTGCCCGCGCTGGCCGCGTACTTCGCACGCCATGAGCGCCCATTCGATGCACGCGCGCTGACCGATGCGGTGGCGAGCCCCGATGTTCGCCCGCTGTTCGAGCGGCTGTTCGGCGACAGCGCCATCACGCCCGAGGCGTACGCGCATGCGCTGCATGTGCTGCGGCCCCGCATGCAGGCGGCCTACCGCGATTGCTTCGCCCGGCACGACATCGCCGCGCTGGTGTTCCCGACCAGCCCGCTGACCGCCGCGCGCATCGGCGAGGACGTGCAGGTCACGCTTTGCGGGCGACCGACCTCGGCTTTTTCCGCCTACATCCGCAACACCGGGCCGGCCGGCATGGCCGGGCTGCCGGCCGTGAGCCTGCCGATCGGACTGACGCGCGACCGGCTCCCCGCCGGGCTGGAACTCACCGGCCCCGAAGGCGCCGATTCGATGCTGCTGGCGCTGGCGCTGGGGGTCGAATCCGCGCTGCCGCCAGCACCGGTTCCGGCCGCATTGCAAGGGCTGAACGGCGGCTGAAACCCGCATCGCCAAAGCACTACATCCCTTCGCGCATCAGGCCTTCACGCGTCGCCGCGCAATCGGCGATGCTAGGGGCATGCCGATCGCAAATTCAGCGAATTCCCAGCCGCACCACCGCCCCGGATGGCGCACCGCCGCGCTGATCTACACGGTCGCGGGAACGGTATGCATCCTCGGCTGCGCACTGGTGCCGGAGAGCGACGTGGGCATGCTCGTGGCCATCGCGGGCGGACTGCCGTGGTCGCTGAGCCTGCTGACGCTGGGGCTGTCGCCGGGCGTGGCGCACACGGCGCTGCTGATGCTCACCGGCAGCTGGGCGGTCAATGCCGCGCTGCTGTGGTGGCTGGCGCTGCGGAGGCCGGGCCACCATTCGCCGTCGCACCCGGCCTGAGCCGGCGGCCCTGGAGAAATATCAGCCGCGCGGCTCGTCGGCCACCGGGTTCGAGAGCAGGCCGACGCCTTCGATTTCCACCTCGCACACGTCGCCGGCCTTCATGAAGACCTGCGGATTGCGCGCCAACCCCACGCCCGATGGCGTGCCCGCGATGATGATGTCGCCCGGCTGCAGCGCGAAGGGCTCGGAGCACACCGACACCAGCGTGGCCACGTCGAAGATCATGTCGCGCGTGTTGGCGTCCTGCAGCACGGTGCCGTTCAAGCGGGTCTGCAGCCGCAGGCCGGCGGCGCCCGCGGGCAGTTCGTCGGCGGTGACGAACTCGGGGCCGAAGGAGCCCGAGCGGTCGAAGTTCTTGCCCATCATCCATTGCGCGGACTTGAACTGGTAGTCGCGGATCGAGCCGTCGTTGAACACCGAATAGCCGGCCACGTGGTTCAGCGCCTCGCCCTTCGAGATGTAGCGCCCGGCCTTGCCGATGACGACGAGCAGCTCGCCCTCGTAGTCGAACTGCGTCGACACGTGCGGGCGCACGATGGGCTGGTTGTGCCCGACCCACGACGAAGGGAAGCGATGGAACAGCACCGGGTAGCTCGGCGGCTCGAATTTGCTCTCGGCCGCATGGTCGATGTAGTTCAGCCCGACCGCGATGGCCTTGGAAGGCGACTGCACCGGCGGCAGCCAGTCGATGCCGGACAGCGGCAGCCGCGCGCGGGCGGCCTGGCCCGCCTTCTTCGCGGCGGCCAGGGCGTCGGGGCCGCCGCGCAGCAATTCGTCGAGCGTGGCGGGCAGGCCTTCGGCCGTGAGGTTGACGACTTCGCTGTCGAGGCGCAGGCCGAGGGCGGGCTTGCCGTTGTGTTGAAAGGCCAGGAGGCGCATGTGATTTCCTAGTGGGTGGGAACGGGAGTTGAAGGACGGAAGATGGCTAGGCCCCGGCGGCCGGCGCCTCGATCTCGAAATTGGTGATGAAGTCTTCCGGCACCCGGGGGCCCCAGGCGTAGAAGGAGTCTTCGGGCGGATGGTCGGCGGCGCGCCAGTCGAAGTCGCCGGGCACGAAGTCCATGTCGCAGGAGTACTCCGAGTAGCTGCCCCACGGGTCGCGCACATAGTGGAAGTAGTTCGAGCCCAGCACATGGCGCCCCACGCCCCAGCCGCGCACATGGCCGGCGGCAAACATCTGCTCCATGCCGCGGCCGACCTCGTCGATGTCGGCGACGTCCCAGCTCAGGTGGTGCAGCCCCGGGCCGCTTGAGCGGGCCATTGCGATCAGGTGGTGGTCGCTGCCGTGCACGCCATGCATGAAGACGATGTGGTCGCCCGAACGGTCGGTCACGCGCAGGCCCAGCGCGTCTTCGTAGAAGCGCACGGCCTCGGGCACCTTGGCGCAGAACATCAGGATGTGCGAGAGCCGGCGCGGATGCACCTTCGGTATGCGCGAGCGGTTGAGCGAGGCGCCCGTGCCCACGGGCGGACGCGGCGCCACGACCGGCTCGCTGCCCTCGTCGGGCGCGCTCTTCGCCGCCACCACGATCTGCACCGCGAAACCTTCGGGGTGCAGCACCCACAGGCCGCGATCGTCGCCCAGCGGATGCGGCGCGCAGCGCGGCACCTCCAGCCGCGCGATGCGCTCGGCGATGGCGTCGAAGTCTTCCTCGAAGCAGGCGAAGCGCAGGTACTGCAGCTTCTTCACGCCGGGCGCCTGGTGCAGCGAGCCCCAGGCATGCGGATGGCCGAGCGTGTACAGGTCGAGCCGGCCGCCCTCGCGCCTGGGCTGCAGGCCGAAGGCGTCGTAGAAGTGCTCGGCCTTGTCGAGGTCGGGCACCGTGAAGACGAAGGCGTCGAGCGAATGAACGCTGTGGAGTGCCGCGCGGTGTGCGCTCTTGCGGGTGCGAAGCTGGATCTCGGCCATGTCGTTTGTCTCCGTTTGGCTGTCGGTGTTTTTTCAAATAATATATTATTTTGAAATCAGTATATTGTTTTGGCGTTTATCCATCAACGATGCCGGCAAGTAACATCAGCCGCTTTTCGCGGTGTGACGGGAGCGCAATGAACGAAAAGACAAAGGGCATGAGCCAGACGCGCCAGGTATTCACCGAGCTGCGCGCGGCCATCGTGGGCGGCCGGATGCTGCCGGGCTCCAAACTCAACATCGCCGCACTGGCGGACGAGCTCGACGTGAGTGCCGGCGCGGTGCGCGAAGGGCTGGCAATGCTGGAGGCCGAGGCGCTGGTGGTGTCGGAGCCGGCGCGCGGCTATCGCGTGAGCCCGATCTCCGAGACCGACCTGGAAGAACTGGTGAAGGCCCGCATCGAGATAGAAAAGCTGTGCCTGGCCGAAGCCATCCGCCACGGCGACCTGGCCTGGGAAGGCAGCGTGGTCTCGGCGCACCACCGGCTGTCGCGCCTTGCCGAGCGGGACGCGGCCATGCCCTCGATGCTGAGCGCCGAATGGACGGCCAGCCACGCGGACTTCCACAACGCGCTGGTGGCGGGCTGCCCCAACAGCTGGCTGCTGCGCATGCACCAGATGCTCTATCAGCAGAGCGAACGCTACCGGCAACTGTCGGCGCCGCTTTCCACTCAGAAACGCGATGTGCGCGCCGAGCACCAGGCGCTGCTCGACGCGGTGCTCAACCGCGACATCCAGACGGCGCAAACCCTGATCGCCGAGCACCTGCAGACCACCGGCCGCGTGCTGCTGGCCGCGCTGAAGGCCAATCCGCCGGCGGACAAGTAAGCCGGCGAGGCAGCCAGCCATTGCGCCGGCGCATCACAGCTATATCGGGCGCCCTCTTCTTGCGATGCCCTCTCGCGCGCAAGCTCCCTGGTGATTCATTCACCACAAGGAGCTTTCGATGTTCGCGATGCAGTATTCGCACAGACTTCCCGCCGACTACGACATGCAGGTCATCCGCCAGCGCGCGACCCGGCGCGGCCCGCTGTGGGACGACACCGAGGGGCTGGTCTTCAAGGCCTTCGTCTCGCAGGAGCGCGGACAGCACGGCGCCGCGGGCCATCTGTATGCGTCGGTCTACCTGTGGCTCGACACCCAGGCGCCCGCGCGCTTTCTCATGGGGGAGCGCTTCCTGAGCGTGATCGACTCGTTCGGCCGGCCGAGCGTGGAAGCATGGCTGCCGCTCGATGCACGTGCCGGCGCGGGCAGTGCGCGCAAGGCTCTGTCGCTGTACCGCGAAGAACAGTCGATCGACGCAACCGCCGATCGCGCCGCGCTGCATGCGGCGGAAACCGAAACCAACCGTCAGCTTGCCGCGCAGCCGGACACGGTCGCGGTGTGGACGGTGCTCGACCTCGCGGCTTGGCGCCTGGTGCGCTTCACGCTGTCGGCACGCGCCGTCGAGGCGGTCGATGCCGCCACGGTCTACGAAGTGCTGTACCTCGCCAGGCCGGGCCTGGGGCAACTGGCATGACACGCATACGCCGCGCCGAAATGTGCCTGGCGCATCTGGCAAGCGTGGGCGCAGTGGCCGCGTTGCTCTGCGGCGTAGCGGTGCTGCTGGCCGAACTGGCCCGGCGCTTCATCGCAGCCTAGCGGTGCCGCCAGCCGCTACGCGGCGGTCGAACGGATCGCCGCCGCCAGGGTGCGCAGTGCGCTGCGGGCCTGGGCGTCGGACACGCCGGTGTGCAGCACCACCTCGCGCGAAGGCAACGGCGGCAAACCCAACACCGGGCCCACGTCGACCGTGCCGAGCGGCGCCACGCGGCGCCCGAGCGCGGCCACTGCAAGCCCCGCCGACACCGCCGCCCCGATCGTCAACACGCCGCCACCCACGAACACTTCGGTCCAGGGCACGCCGCCTTCGGCAAGCGTCGCGATGGCCATGCTGCGCACGCTGCAGGGCTCGGCCTGCGTGGCCAGCCGCAGCGGCTCGCCGGAGCGGTGCACGAAGTCGGGCGCGGCCATCCAGCCGAACTGCTCTTCGAGCAACACTTCTCCATCGAGCCGGCGGCTGTCGTGCCGCAGGATGACGACCGCGTCGATCTCGCCGCGGTCGAAGGCATCGAGCAGGTCGCGCGATGTGGAAACGCGGATTTCCATCACCACGCGCGGCTCGGCGTCCTTCATGCGTCGCAGCAGCAAGGGCAGCTCGGCGCCCACGATGTGATGGCTGATGCCGACCACCAGCCGGCGTGCCTGCGTGCCGAAGGCGTCGAGCGCGCCGTCATGCGCGGCCAGCAGATGCCGCGCGGACGGCAGAAAGGCCAGCCCTTCGGCGGACAGCCGCACCTGCCGTGGCGTGCGCTCGAGGAGGCGCCGGCCCAGCGCATCCTCGAGCCGCTTCACCTTCAGGCTCACGGCCGACTGCGAACTGTCCATGGCCTCGGCGGCCCGCGTGAAGCTCTTGAGGTCGGCCACGCGGATGAAGGCCTGCACGGCCTCGATGTCGAGAGTCTTCATTTCGATGCGATCATTTCACAACGCACTTTTTCGTGCACCGCACGCTTCAACCCTCCCGCAAAGGCTTTCCACGATGTTCCTGGACACGCAACCCAACGCGCCGCTGATCGGTGCGGCCAACGGCCGCCAACAGCTCGACACGCCCGCGCTGCTGATCGACCTGCCCGCCATGACGCGCAACATCGAACGCATGGCCGCCTTCGCCAAGTCGCGCGGCATCGGGCTGCGCCCGCACGTGAAGACGCACAAGTCGGTCGAGATCGCAAAGCGCCAGGTGGCGGCCGGCGCCATCGGCGTGAGCTGCGTCACGATGGGCGAGGCAGAAGTGATGGTCGAGGGCGGCATTCCGGGCGTGCTGATCACCTCGCCGGCCGTCACGCCGAGCAAGATCGCGCGCCTCGTCAAGCTCGCGCAGCGTGCCCGACCGGGCGACGTGATGGTGGTGGTCGACAACCCGCGCAACCTGGCCGACCTGGCGCAGGCCGCCGGCGCGCTGGCGCACCCGCTCGACGTGCTGGTGGACTACGGAGCGGGCTACAACCGCACCGGCGCCGCCACGCAGGCGCAGGTGCTGGAACTCGCCGCGCTGGTGGCGGCCGAGCCGCGCCTGCGGCTGCGCGGGTTGCAGTCGTATGCGGGCAACCTGCAGCACATCGTGGAGCGCGACAAGCGCAGCGCGGCTGCCGCAGGCCTGCGCGAGACCGTGGCGGGCATCGTCGCGGAGGCCGAACGCCAAGGCCTGCGCTTCGAGATCGTGACGGGCGCGGGCACCGGCACGCACGACCTCGACTCGCAGGAAAACGCCTTCACCGAACTGCAGGCCGGCTCTTATGTCTTCATGGACGCGGAGTACACGGGCGTGCTGACCTCGGGCGGACAGCCCTCGCCCTTCGAGGTGTCGCTGTTCGTGCAGACGGCCGTGGTCAGCGCCAACGCGGCGGAGTGGGTCACGGTCGATGGCGGCACCAAGTGCTTTTCGACCGACAGCGGCGCGCCGCTGGTGGCGCGCGGCGTGGATACCGCGACGAGCCGCTACGCCTTCTTCGGCGACGAGCACGGCAAGCTGCTGCTGCCCGCCGACGCACGGCCCGCGCTTGGCGCGCGCGTCGAGTTCGTCACGCCGCACTGCGACCCGACGGTCAACCTGCACGACGCGTACCACGTGGTCGAGGGCGACACGCTGGTCGCGATCTGGCCGGTGGATGCGCGCGGCAAGCGATAGGCGGCATAAGAAAACTCGAAAAGCGCATTTCACAAGCACGGCGCGGCGGCGGACAGTCGGGGCCACATGGAATCCCTCATCGACGCAACGACGTCCCCCGCCACGCACGGCGGCAGCGGCGCGCAGGCCCCCCAGGCCCCTTCTTCCCGGCAGCTCTTCGCGCGCTTCCGCCCCATCTTCCAGCGCATCGCAGAACGCGCGGCGCAGCGCGAGAACGACCGCGAGCTCGCCTACGAACCGGTGGCATGGCTCAATGCCGAGCACTTCGGCGCATTGCGCGTGCCGCTCGAGCATGGCGGCATCGGCGCCTCGGTCGAGCAGCTCTACGACCTGCTGATCGAACTCGGTGAAGCCGACTCCAACCTGCCGCAGATATTGCGCGCGCACTTCGGCTTCATCGAACGGCTGCTCGCCGAGATCGACCCCGCATTGCACGGGCCATGGATGCGCCTGGCGGCCGAGGGCGTGATCTTCGGCAACGCCACCACCGAACTGGGCGACGGCTCGCTCAGCACCATGCAGACCACGCTGAAGCCCGACGGCGACGCATGGCTGCTCGACGGCGACAAGTACTACAGCACCGGCACGCTGTACGCGGACTGGATCTCGGTGTCGGCGCAGCGGATGAACGCCGACGGCAGCAGCGAACGCGTGATCGCGCTGGTGCCCGCGCAGGCCGAAGGCGTGGAGCGCATCGACGACTGGCGCGGTTTCGGCCAACGCCTGAGCGCATCGGGCACCACGCGCTTTCGCAACGTGCGGGTGAAGCCGGGCAACGTGCTGCTGTACGTGCGCGACCAGCCCACGCCGCTCACCGCGCATTTCCAGCTGACGCACCTGGCGACGCTGGCCGGCATCGCACGGGCCATCGTGCGCGACGCAGTGGCCTTCGTGCAGCCGCGCAAGCGCGTCTACAGCCACGGCAGCGGCGACACGCCGCGCGAAGATCCGCTGGTGCAGCAGGTGATCGGGCAATTGGCGAGCACGGCCTTCATCGCGGCGTCCACGGTGCAGGCGGTGGCGCGCGGCCTCGATGAAGTCGACGGATTCCGCCAGCGCAACGAGGCAGCGCCCGAGAGCCTGCTGTTCGAAGTGGAACTGAACACCGCCAAGGCCCAGGCCGGCATCGTCGACCTGGTGCTGCAAGCCGGCACGCGGCTGTTCGACATCGGCGGCGCGTCGGCGCTGCAGGAAGACCGGCGGCTCGACCGGCACTGGCGCAATGCGCGCACGCTGGCGTCGCACAACCCGACGATCTACAAGGGCCGCGTGGTGGGCGACCACCTGCTCAACGGCGCAAGGCCGACCTTCTATTGGGCGGTGGGGGCTGTCGCGTCCTGAGGCGCGCGGCGGGCGCCGCGCTCAGACGCGCGGCAATGCGGCCAAAAAGGTGGACACCACGATCGCGGCTGCGCGATCGAGCTGAAGGATGCCCGCCACGTCGAAGGCGTGCGGCGCGGTGCGTCCACTCGAGCCGAGTGGCTTGCGGATCTCTACAAGGACTTCGGCCGCGAGTTCGCGGTCGCTGCGCGGACTTCCGTCGGGGTGCATCACCCATTCGTCGACTTGATCGAATGGAATGCTGCGGAAGACCCCGACGATGGGGACGTACTTGTAGCGATCCTCGCCCACCAGAATGGGCACGCTGAGATTACAGAAAAACGTGGTCGTCGACATGCAGGATCGCCGTCGCTAGGCAAAACGTTCAATTGTTAATGAGTGTGGCTTCAGGAGCCATCCTCTCGTAGGGCAAACACGGGGGGAGACGTGACCTTCTGCACATAAATTGTGTGCAATTCCATTCATTTTCCCCTTAAAACAACTACTTTATTCTTACACAAAGACACCCGGGGGTCATCTTTCAGTACGCCACAGGTAAATCGGGCGTGCTTCAAGACGTGCGCGAACGACAAAACGAGCGGGCCCGGAAGTACCGGCCGCTCGCGCAGTGCTGAGGAATGTATGACTGAATGAAGGGAGGCGGCGACGTCGTTTCGCCTCGGCCCCCTGCCCCGGGGCCTACCGCGTCAGGCGGGCGCGTCGAAGCGCGGTGCGCGCCGTTCGATGTTGGCCTTCACGGCCTCTACCTGGTTGGGACTGCCGATCAGCGCCTGCTGCTCGACCGACTCGGCCATCAGCAGGTCGGCGGCGCTCTGCGATGCCGCGCCATTGAGCAGGCGCTTGCCCGCGCGAATCGCATCGGGGCTCTTGGCTGCGATCTCGTGCGCCATCTGCAGCGCCTCGGCCAGCGGGTCGGCCGAGAGCCGCGTGGCAAAGCCGATCTGCAACGCTTCCTCGCCCGAGAAGACGCGGCCAGTGAACGTGAGTTCGCGCACCACGTCGGCACGCGCCAGTTCGCGCATCAGCACCATGCCGGCCATGTCGGGCACGAGGCCCCACTTGATCTCCATCACCGAGAGCTTCGTTTCCGGCGCGACGATGCGGATGTCGGCGCCAAGCGCCACCTGCAGGCCGCCGCCGAAGGCCACGCCGTGCACCGCGGCAATCACCGGCACCGGCACTTCGCGCCACACCATCGCGACCTGCTGCGCCGCGTTGGCGATGCCGTGCGTGCGCGCCAGCAGGTCGGTGTCCGCGGCGCCCTCGCCCAGCACGCCGGCCGCGCCCTGCTGCATGCGTTCGAACGAGGCCATGTCCAGCCCCGCGCAGAACGCCTTGCCGCGCCCGGCAATGACCACGGCCCGCACCGCCTTGTCACCGCGCAGCGCTTCGCCGGCGGCGATCAGCGCGTCGAACATCGCGGGGTCGAGCGCGTTCATCTTGTCGGCGCGCGAGAGCTGCAGTTCCACCACGCCGTCGGCGTGGCGGGTCCATTCGATACGGTCGGTCATTCGATGTCTCCTGGGCGGTTCGGCGCGAGTATCGCCCGCCGCGGCGCTCGGCGATGATGGCGGCTGTCACCTACACAACACCTCTCGCCATGTCCCTGGACCGCCGCCGCTTTCTTC
This region includes:
- a CDS encoding ABC transporter ATP-binding protein gives rise to the protein MKFMPHEVMPPAAADTAPPMLELVNVWKRFGEAQSRTVAVSGVNLRIAKSEFVTLVGPSGCGKSTLFNMIAGLLPPDDDGSLLFGGAPQRDGQLLGKVSFMPQRDLLFPWRTVLDNAILALEVEGTPRKEARERARAMLPEFGLAGFANHYPHQLSGGMRQRVALMRTFLFERDLMLLDEPFGALDALTRTRMQHWLLELWARHRRTVLFITHDIDEAILLGDKVLVMTARPGTVKSETVIDLPRPRDPSVVLTPEFIGLKQRLLAEIEEESQKTFAQEGTAP
- a CDS encoding ABC transporter substrate-binding protein — encoded protein: MSFKSLRILAAVAASMALLAGMPASAAEKVSVRLKWLAQAQFAGFYVAKAKGFYDQAGLDLTINPGGPNLNVETLVASGNDTFGLAGGTETVLLAREKGLPLVCIGVTVQNTPFTYVTYKDSGITKVKDFAGKKVATWFTGTQYTLYSMLASAGVKQSDLTIVPQSGSMAPFVEKQFDVAAATYYNELNTLKEQGLGDKLTLIKPDDYGVVVQQDTVLVSEKYRNEKPQQVQAFMNATIKGWKYALQNKKEAIDIVMAAAPSLNRAHQEAMLDEFEKLVKAGKGTTDGILAIDLPTVEKMQTQLVGYKALKAPADLSKAYDASFWNQVPAGDKKF
- the iaaH gene encoding indoleacetamide hydrolase yields the protein MNRIHALTDLSAREAAEQMARGELRATEYAQALLARAEAIAPFGALLHLDAAQLLDAAAALDASPRPAPGVQPLRGVPLAFKDNIDVAGMPTTAGSPWMADHVPRRHAGVTQRLVDAGALVLGKTNLHEWSQGVTGHNHGFGPSRNPFDSTRVTGGSSGGNAALLGLRAAPVAIGTDTGGSVRVPAALCGLVGYRPTVHRWPDDGLVPISPTFDTAGVMARCVDDCVLVDHAVAGGPLRLAAMPLMGVRLGVPEAYFWEELDPPVAELARESLHALQTAGAVLVPCDLAEAGALFQKGSMSISLHEILPALAAYFARHERPFDARALTDAVASPDVRPLFERLFGDSAITPEAYAHALHVLRPRMQAAYRDCFARHDIAALVFPTSPLTAARIGEDVQVTLCGRPTSAFSAYIRNTGPAGMAGLPAVSLPIGLTRDRLPAGLELTGPEGADSMLLALALGVESALPPAPVPAALQGLNGG
- a CDS encoding fumarylacetoacetate hydrolase family protein; protein product: MRLLAFQHNGKPALGLRLDSEVVNLTAEGLPATLDELLRGGPDALAAAKKAGQAARARLPLSGIDWLPPVQSPSKAIAVGLNYIDHAAESKFEPPSYPVLFHRFPSSWVGHNQPIVRPHVSTQFDYEGELLVVIGKAGRYISKGEALNHVAGYSVFNDGSIRDYQFKSAQWMMGKNFDRSGSFGPEFVTADELPAGAAGLRLQTRLNGTVLQDANTRDMIFDVATLVSVCSEPFALQPGDIIIAGTPSGVGLARNPQVFMKAGDVCEVEIEGVGLLSNPVADEPRG
- a CDS encoding VOC family protein, which codes for MAEIQLRTRKSAHRAALHSVHSLDAFVFTVPDLDKAEHFYDAFGLQPRREGGRLDLYTLGHPHAWGSLHQAPGVKKLQYLRFACFEEDFDAIAERIARLEVPRCAPHPLGDDRGLWVLHPEGFAVQIVVAAKSAPDEGSEPVVAPRPPVGTGASLNRSRIPKVHPRRLSHILMFCAKVPEAVRFYEDALGLRVTDRSGDHIVFMHGVHGSDHHLIAMARSSGPGLHHLSWDVADIDEVGRGMEQMFAAGHVRGWGVGRHVLGSNYFHYVRDPWGSYSEYSCDMDFVPGDFDWRAADHPPEDSFYAWGPRVPEDFITNFEIEAPAAGA
- a CDS encoding GntR family transcriptional regulator, which translates into the protein MSQTRQVFTELRAAIVGGRMLPGSKLNIAALADELDVSAGAVREGLAMLEAEALVVSEPARGYRVSPISETDLEELVKARIEIEKLCLAEAIRHGDLAWEGSVVSAHHRLSRLAERDAAMPSMLSAEWTASHADFHNALVAGCPNSWLLRMHQMLYQQSERYRQLSAPLSTQKRDVRAEHQALLDAVLNRDIQTAQTLIAEHLQTTGRVLLAALKANPPADK
- a CDS encoding DUF4865 family protein; amino-acid sequence: MFAMQYSHRLPADYDMQVIRQRATRRGPLWDDTEGLVFKAFVSQERGQHGAAGHLYASVYLWLDTQAPARFLMGERFLSVIDSFGRPSVEAWLPLDARAGAGSARKALSLYREEQSIDATADRAALHAAETETNRQLAAQPDTVAVWTVLDLAAWRLVRFTLSARAVEAVDAATVYEVLYLARPGLGQLA
- a CDS encoding LysR family transcriptional regulator, producing MKTLDIEAVQAFIRVADLKSFTRAAEAMDSSQSAVSLKVKRLEDALGRRLLERTPRQVRLSAEGLAFLPSARHLLAAHDGALDAFGTQARRLVVGISHHIVGAELPLLLRRMKDAEPRVVMEIRVSTSRDLLDAFDRGEIDAVVILRHDSRRLDGEVLLEEQFGWMAAPDFVHRSGEPLRLATQAEPCSVRSMAIATLAEGGVPWTEVFVGGGVLTIGAAVSAGLAVAALGRRVAPLGTVDVGPVLGLPPLPSREVVLHTGVSDAQARSALRTLAAAIRSTAA
- a CDS encoding DSD1 family PLP-dependent enzyme, which gives rise to MFLDTQPNAPLIGAANGRQQLDTPALLIDLPAMTRNIERMAAFAKSRGIGLRPHVKTHKSVEIAKRQVAAGAIGVSCVTMGEAEVMVEGGIPGVLITSPAVTPSKIARLVKLAQRARPGDVMVVVDNPRNLADLAQAAGALAHPLDVLVDYGAGYNRTGAATQAQVLELAALVAAEPRLRLRGLQSYAGNLQHIVERDKRSAAAAGLRETVAGIVAEAERQGLRFEIVTGAGTGTHDLDSQENAFTELQAGSYVFMDAEYTGVLTSGGQPSPFEVSLFVQTAVVSANAAEWVTVDGGTKCFSTDSGAPLVARGVDTATSRYAFFGDEHGKLLLPADARPALGARVEFVTPHCDPTVNLHDAYHVVEGDTLVAIWPVDARGKR
- a CDS encoding acyl-CoA dehydrogenase family protein, coding for MESLIDATTSPATHGGSGAQAPQAPSSRQLFARFRPIFQRIAERAAQRENDRELAYEPVAWLNAEHFGALRVPLEHGGIGASVEQLYDLLIELGEADSNLPQILRAHFGFIERLLAEIDPALHGPWMRLAAEGVIFGNATTELGDGSLSTMQTTLKPDGDAWLLDGDKYYSTGTLYADWISVSAQRMNADGSSERVIALVPAQAEGVERIDDWRGFGQRLSASGTTRFRNVRVKPGNVLLYVRDQPTPLTAHFQLTHLATLAGIARAIVRDAVAFVQPRKRVYSHGSGDTPREDPLVQQVIGQLASTAFIAASTVQAVARGLDEVDGFRQRNEAAPESLLFEVELNTAKAQAGIVDLVLQAGTRLFDIGGASALQEDRRLDRHWRNARTLASHNPTIYKGRVVGDHLLNGARPTFYWAVGAVAS